Proteins from one Deltaproteobacteria bacterium genomic window:
- a CDS encoding cobyric acid synthase has translation MSKAKRRARPLMVQGTASHVGKSLLTAALCRILRERGLSVAPFKAQNMALNSFVTADGGEIGRAQAFQAEAAGIAPTVDMNPVLLKPSGESRSQVIIHGRVHSVMSARDYQGFRREAARYVLESYERLAGRYDAVVIEGAGSPAEINLRDGDIANMGMAAMADSPVVLVGDIDRGGVFAAFVGTLELLEPAERRRVKGLVINKFRGDASLLEGAVGFVEERTGVPVLGVVPWFDRRGLPDEDGVAVEGPFAQGRGATAGAAGGTVVVAVVRLPRISNFTDFDPFTVEDDVELRYVDDAAALAGADLVVLPGSKNTIEDLVWLRGRGLCGAIREHARRGGMVAGVCGGLQMLGRSVEDPSGVESGGRCEGLGLVEGRTRMLEVKKTVHASGEVDMSGVWPGAGRYEVAGYEIHMGETTVMGCRPFAVVGGREEGFVSGDGSVWGTYIHGLFDGDGFRRALVNELRRRKGLAPLRSGGRWGRERAAAVERLSRLVESAIDVDKILEIMGLAADSAPSRPPGHSRAGRGGYGNT, from the coding sequence ATGAGTAAAGCAAAGAGACGGGCGCGGCCGCTCATGGTGCAGGGTACGGCCTCCCATGTGGGAAAGAGCCTGCTCACGGCGGCGCTGTGCAGGATACTGAGGGAGCGGGGCCTGAGCGTTGCGCCCTTCAAGGCGCAGAATATGGCGCTCAACTCCTTCGTCACGGCCGACGGCGGGGAGATAGGGCGGGCCCAGGCCTTTCAGGCCGAGGCCGCGGGCATAGCCCCCACCGTGGACATGAACCCCGTGCTCCTCAAGCCCTCGGGCGAGTCGCGCTCGCAGGTGATAATACACGGCAGGGTCCACTCGGTCATGAGCGCCCGCGACTACCAGGGCTTCAGGCGCGAGGCGGCCCGTTACGTCCTGGAAAGCTACGAAAGGCTCGCCGGCCGTTACGACGCGGTCGTCATCGAGGGCGCCGGCAGTCCGGCGGAGATAAACCTGCGCGACGGCGACATAGCCAATATGGGCATGGCCGCCATGGCCGACAGCCCCGTGGTGCTGGTGGGAGACATCGACAGGGGCGGGGTCTTCGCCGCCTTTGTGGGGACGCTTGAGCTGCTGGAGCCCGCCGAGCGCCGGCGCGTGAAGGGCCTTGTGATAAACAAGTTCAGGGGCGACGCATCGCTTCTCGAGGGCGCCGTAGGGTTTGTCGAGGAGAGGACGGGCGTGCCCGTTCTCGGCGTGGTGCCCTGGTTCGACCGCAGGGGACTGCCCGACGAGGACGGCGTGGCCGTGGAGGGGCCTTTTGCGCAGGGGCGCGGCGCTACGGCCGGGGCCGCCGGGGGAACCGTGGTCGTGGCCGTGGTGAGGCTTCCGCGCATATCGAACTTCACGGACTTCGACCCCTTCACGGTGGAAGACGACGTGGAGCTTCGCTACGTGGACGACGCCGCCGCGCTCGCCGGGGCCGATCTCGTCGTGCTGCCGGGCAGCAAGAACACGATAGAGGACCTCGTCTGGCTCCGAGGCCGCGGACTCTGCGGGGCGATAAGGGAGCACGCAAGACGGGGGGGCATGGTGGCCGGCGTCTGCGGCGGCCTGCAGATGCTGGGGCGCTCGGTCGAGGACCCCTCGGGCGTGGAGTCGGGCGGCCGCTGCGAGGGGCTCGGCCTCGTGGAGGGCCGCACGCGCATGCTCGAGGTCAAGAAGACCGTCCATGCCAGCGGCGAGGTCGATATGAGTGGGGTGTGGCCCGGCGCCGGCCGCTACGAGGTCGCAGGCTACGAGATACACATGGGCGAGACGACGGTTATGGGATGCAGGCCCTTCGCCGTGGTCGGCGGCAGGGAAGAGGGCTTTGTCTCCGGCGACGGCTCGGTGTGGGGCACCTACATACACGGTCTCTTCGACGGCGACGGCTTCAGGCGGGCCCTCGTAAACGAGCTCAGAAGGAGAAAGGGGCTTGCGCCGCTACGCTCCGGCGGGCGGTGGGGCAGGGAGCGCGCCGCCGCCGTGGAGCGGCTCTCCCGTCTCGTCGAGTCGGCCATCGATGTCGATAAGATACTGGAGATAATGGGTCTCGCCGCAGATTCCGCCCCGTCGAGGCCGCCCGGCCATTCCCGCGCCGGCCGTGGCGGTTACGGAAATACTTGA
- a CDS encoding threonine-phosphate decarboxylase: MPLRTRCARPSIVFPVTGAVSFPRPSRTGPLPVLTCLRRTAVDFIDTSPQRQEVFSPRSRGRCGGDPFTAVEKGRALSPMSEEHGGDIWGAARALGVGPGEITDFSASITPFGPGDAALEAARRALRLAGAYPDRSMRELRGALARLYGVEEGEVLPGNGSTEFIYLVPAVFAPASALVVDPCFSEYRAALEAYGCRVEGLAAREEDRFLPDGDELFAAVDGGGYDLVWLANPANPTGAAMEREFVVETARRCLRRGAVLVVDEAFADFDESLSVKGDAVGMENLVVLRSMTKFFALAGLRVGAVVACRAVIERFERLAPPWSVNVAAAAAAVAAIDDAAHAGRIRRWLRDEAPRMRRRIEATGVCEVFPSAANYFLLKLRPPGITGRHVRKLLFERMMLVRDMRGFRGLDDRFLRVAVRLPAENDMLARGLAAAAASGQRSP, encoded by the coding sequence ATGCCCTTGCGGACCCGCTGCGCACGACCGTCTATCGTCTTTCCGGTCACGGGAGCGGTTTCGTTTCCGCGGCCGTCCCGGACGGGTCCGTTACCCGTCCTTACCTGCTTGCGCCGGACAGCCGTCGACTTCATCGATACTTCACCACAGAGACAAGAGGTCTTTTCGCCGCGCAGCCGCGGAAGATGCGGCGGTGACCCTTTCACCGCGGTCGAGAAAGGACGGGCACTCAGTCCGATGAGCGAGGAACACGGCGGCGACATCTGGGGAGCCGCCCGGGCCCTGGGGGTCGGGCCGGGGGAGATAACCGACTTCAGCGCCAGCATCACCCCCTTCGGTCCCGGCGATGCCGCGCTCGAGGCCGCCCGGCGGGCCCTGCGTCTTGCGGGGGCCTACCCCGACAGGTCCATGAGGGAGCTCAGGGGGGCCCTGGCCCGCCTCTACGGCGTCGAAGAAGGCGAGGTGCTGCCCGGAAACGGCTCGACCGAGTTCATATACCTCGTCCCCGCCGTATTCGCGCCGGCCTCGGCCCTCGTGGTGGACCCCTGCTTCAGCGAGTACAGGGCGGCCCTCGAGGCGTACGGCTGCAGGGTCGAGGGGCTTGCGGCAAGGGAGGAGGACCGCTTTCTCCCCGACGGCGACGAGCTCTTCGCGGCCGTCGACGGCGGAGGCTACGACCTCGTCTGGCTCGCCAATCCGGCAAACCCCACGGGCGCGGCCATGGAGAGGGAGTTCGTCGTCGAGACGGCGCGGCGCTGCCTGCGGCGGGGAGCCGTGCTCGTCGTCGACGAGGCCTTCGCCGACTTCGACGAGTCGCTGTCGGTCAAAGGCGACGCCGTGGGCATGGAAAACCTCGTGGTGCTGCGCTCGATGACCAAGTTTTTCGCCCTCGCCGGCCTGAGGGTGGGGGCCGTCGTGGCCTGCCGCGCCGTGATAGAGCGCTTCGAGCGCCTTGCGCCGCCGTGGTCGGTGAACGTGGCCGCCGCTGCCGCCGCCGTGGCCGCCATCGACGACGCGGCCCATGCCGGGCGCATCCGTCGCTGGCTGCGCGACGAGGCCCCGCGCATGAGACGCCGCATCGAGGCCACCGGGGTCTGCGAGGTCTTCCCATCGGCGGCCAACTACTTCCTCCTCAAGCTGCGCCCGCCGGGGATTACGGGCCGGCACGTAAGGAAGCTGCTCTTCGAGCGCATGATGCTGGTAAGGGACATGAGGGGGTTCCGGGGCCTCGACGACCGCTTCCTGAGGGTGGCGGTAAGGCTCCCGGCCGAAAACGACATGCTTGCACGAGGGCTGGCCGCTGCCGCCGCATCCGGGCAACGGTCGCCCTGA
- a CDS encoding HAMP domain-containing protein, which produces MVFRGRRSRRYHGGGAVRISINTKIVGSFVVGVLLALLFLFWNYMMIQSLLTAFNRMGAVSKKVEITSALQLQLSRLRQASSDYLITGSIEKRDEFDRIVTELSALLAELDSFGGDVEWNRAATRVRQGILSLSDMTLDLMYIDDPVGDRDAARLMEETSRFADKVISDAEVFHMLAENEYIEMSSDTSALESRVRLFLYLVFPVIGLLSIAALYFSLRRMITAPLRTLSRFSEGISKGDYSTTVRVETGDELQDLAEGLNAMAEAIREREARMVSLVTLIDTMNEELLKASRSKKAFLANISHELRTPLTHIMGFSELLEMDIADTLSEKNKKHLAQIRKSASKLLNLINDLLEFTRSTVEVDSHPVAEIDVREVVDEVVAEFSAPAAEKEVTIRKAIAPDVKTIWADRAMFRQMLASLVSNAVKFTPRSGVVSVEVSTAMDEKRLTPLLRVSVKDTGIGIEPEALSHIFDIFEVGEKRYSKMYDGMGIGLALTKRFVEFHGGKIWAESAKGRGSEFTFIIPVSHDRSGRRPPDRPPV; this is translated from the coding sequence ATGGTCTTCCGAGGTCGAAGGAGTCGACGGTATCATGGTGGTGGAGCCGTGAGGATAAGCATCAACACCAAGATAGTCGGCTCCTTCGTCGTGGGAGTGCTGCTGGCCCTGCTCTTCCTCTTCTGGAACTACATGATGATCCAGAGCCTGCTGACGGCCTTCAACAGGATGGGGGCCGTGTCGAAGAAGGTGGAGATAACCAGCGCCCTCCAGCTCCAGCTCTCCAGGCTGCGGCAGGCGAGCAGCGACTACCTCATAACGGGCTCCATCGAGAAGAGGGACGAGTTCGACCGTATAGTCACCGAGCTCTCCGCCCTTCTCGCCGAGCTGGACAGCTTCGGCGGCGACGTGGAGTGGAACAGGGCGGCCACGAGGGTGCGCCAGGGCATACTCAGCCTCAGCGACATGACGCTCGATCTCATGTACATCGACGACCCCGTGGGCGACAGGGACGCCGCAAGGCTCATGGAGGAGACGTCGAGGTTCGCCGACAAGGTCATAAGCGACGCCGAGGTCTTCCACATGCTCGCCGAGAACGAGTATATCGAGATGAGCAGCGATACGTCGGCGCTGGAGTCGAGGGTCCGGCTCTTCCTCTACCTCGTATTTCCCGTCATCGGCCTGCTCTCCATAGCCGCCCTCTACTTCAGTCTGAGGCGGATGATAACGGCGCCGCTGCGCACGCTATCGAGGTTCTCCGAGGGCATATCGAAGGGCGATTACTCGACGACCGTCAGGGTGGAGACGGGTGACGAGCTGCAGGACCTGGCCGAGGGACTCAACGCCATGGCCGAGGCCATAAGGGAGCGCGAGGCGAGGATGGTCTCCCTCGTCACCCTCATAGACACCATGAACGAGGAGCTTCTCAAGGCGAGCCGCTCCAAGAAGGCCTTCCTCGCCAACATAAGCCATGAGCTCAGGACGCCGCTTACCCACATAATGGGCTTTTCCGAGCTCCTGGAGATGGACATAGCCGACACCCTCTCGGAGAAGAACAAAAAGCACCTGGCGCAGATCCGAAAGAGCGCCTCCAAGCTGCTCAACCTCATAAACGACCTCCTCGAGTTCACCCGCTCCACGGTGGAGGTGGACTCCCACCCCGTCGCCGAGATCGACGTAAGGGAGGTCGTCGACGAGGTGGTGGCCGAGTTCTCCGCCCCTGCGGCGGAGAAGGAAGTGACGATCCGCAAGGCTATCGCCCCGGACGTGAAGACCATCTGGGCCGACAGGGCCATGTTCAGGCAGATGCTTGCAAGCCTCGTCTCCAACGCCGTCAAGTTCACCCCCCGCTCCGGTGTCGTGAGCGTGGAGGTCTCGACGGCGATGGACGAGAAGAGGCTCACGCCACTGCTGAGGGTGAGCGTAAAGGACACGGGCATCGGCATAGAGCCCGAGGCCCTGAGCCACATCTTCGACATCTTCGAGGTCGGCGAAAAACGCTACTCGAAGATGTACGACGGCATGGGCATCGGACTCGCCCTGACCAAGCGGTTCGTCGAGTTCCACGGCGGAAAGATATGGGCCGAGAGCGCCAAGGGCCGGGGCAGCGAGTTCACCTTCATCATCCCCGTCTCTCACGACAGGAGCGGTAGAAGACCGCCGGACCGACCCCCCGTTTGA
- the cobD gene encoding cobalamin biosynthesis protein CobD — MSYFPVIFVSAILLDLAVGDPRKLPHPVRCMGGLVTFLEEQLLKPHMDPVAERKAGQFLVIATVGVVFVVSALALYIAWRVHPFAYFLVAVYMGWSAISIRSLDEEATAVIDALEKEGIEEARLRLAGIVGRDTEGLSAEEIRKAVVETVSENTSDGVVAPLFYLALGGPVLALVYKAVSTLDSMVGYRNARYVNFGRAAAILDDWANFIPARITAWLMVFSSLVLGGDWRKAAETVRRDALDSPSPNAGYPQAAVAGALGVRLGGPSSYGGETVEKPFIGDGARAVDDEAVASSVKIMYVTALVMALASLIVRSILF, encoded by the coding sequence ATGAGTTACTTTCCGGTCATATTCGTCTCCGCCATACTCCTTGACCTCGCCGTGGGAGACCCGAGGAAGCTTCCCCATCCCGTGCGCTGCATGGGCGGGCTCGTCACCTTTCTCGAAGAGCAGTTGCTGAAGCCCCACATGGACCCCGTGGCCGAGCGCAAGGCGGGTCAGTTCCTCGTCATAGCCACGGTCGGCGTCGTCTTCGTCGTCTCGGCGCTGGCCCTCTATATCGCCTGGCGCGTCCATCCCTTCGCCTACTTCCTCGTCGCCGTATACATGGGCTGGTCCGCCATCTCCATCAGGTCGCTCGACGAGGAGGCCACGGCCGTGATCGACGCCCTCGAAAAGGAGGGTATAGAGGAGGCGAGGCTTCGTCTCGCCGGGATCGTGGGCCGCGACACCGAAGGGCTCTCGGCCGAGGAGATCAGGAAGGCCGTCGTGGAGACGGTCTCGGAGAACACGTCCGACGGTGTCGTGGCCCCGCTCTTCTACCTCGCCCTGGGCGGTCCGGTGCTCGCCCTCGTATACAAGGCCGTGAGCACCCTCGACTCCATGGTGGGCTACAGGAACGCCAGGTACGTCAACTTCGGCCGCGCCGCCGCCATACTCGACGACTGGGCCAACTTCATACCCGCCCGCATAACGGCATGGCTCATGGTCTTCTCCTCGCTCGTGCTCGGAGGCGACTGGCGGAAGGCGGCCGAGACGGTGCGGCGCGACGCCCTCGACTCGCCGAGTCCGAACGCCGGCTATCCCCAGGCGGCGGTAGCCGGGGCGCTCGGCGTGCGGCTGGGGGGACCTTCCTCCTATGGGGGCGAAACCGTGGAGAAGCCCTTTATCGGCGACGGCGCAAGGGCCGTCGACGACGAGGCCGTCGCCTCGAGCGTCAAGATCATGTACGTCACGGCGCTGGTCATGGCGCTGGCTTCGCTCATAGTGCGCAGTATCCTCTTTTAG
- a CDS encoding CoA-binding protein, which produces MDGRESLLPIFAPRSVAVVGATDRAGKLSQVVMANMGGFGGELYAVNPAHESVAGRRCYPSLAAIGVSVDLAVLAVPAAAAVRALDEARGCVRAAVVVSGGFGEAGREGRELEARLVEIARRDGVRLVGPNCLGIYDTLSGVDTFFIPRERSARPGRGPLSILSQSGSFAVTAMDLLAYEGLGVARVVSYGNKSDVGEADCLDFLADDEATSVVALYIEGVDDGRRFVEAAARCAARKPVMAVKVGREGAGVKAALSHTGAVAGRYELYRAAFREAGVIELGGFEELMDGCKALSFFSPARGRRCAVITDGGGMGVNTADALSALGLDVAELPGEVKRRLEERFPSYFAVSNPMDLTGSVTDRWFADAVEAVLDGDFYDVAVVAALWGPPRLGAGLADLVAEAAGRSGKPVLVCSPGGEYTRRMNRRFESRGIPVFPTPEAAARAAAVLCGVPSAGAAAASSAKAAAALPERAVSHARRIVGAARAVGRRVLTEPEAKEIVGALDIAVPRSVVVEDAGVLAEAARALTPPLVLKAVSTDIVHKSDVGALRLGIDGPEGLERAWAEIASRLAGTAPGARIEGLLVEETAPSGGVELIVGAFVDGQFGPAVMVGTGGVAVELFKDVTFRLAPVDEDEALAMVAELRGYALLAGYRGLPPRDLHALAASVAAVSRLISQLGGLREMEINPLIAYERGVLAVDARVVLT; this is translated from the coding sequence ATGGATGGGCGTGAGTCGCTTCTTCCCATCTTCGCTCCGCGCTCCGTCGCCGTTGTGGGGGCCACCGACAGGGCGGGAAAGCTCTCGCAGGTCGTCATGGCCAACATGGGGGGCTTCGGCGGAGAGCTCTATGCCGTGAACCCCGCCCACGAGAGTGTTGCCGGCAGGAGGTGTTATCCCTCGCTCGCGGCCATAGGCGTGAGCGTGGACCTTGCGGTGCTCGCCGTCCCGGCGGCGGCGGCCGTCCGGGCCCTGGACGAGGCCCGCGGCTGCGTGCGCGCCGCCGTGGTCGTAAGCGGAGGCTTCGGCGAGGCGGGCCGCGAGGGCAGGGAGCTCGAGGCGCGTCTCGTGGAGATCGCCCGGCGCGACGGCGTCAGGCTCGTCGGTCCCAACTGCCTGGGCATCTACGACACCCTCTCGGGTGTAGACACCTTCTTCATCCCCCGGGAGCGGTCCGCCCGTCCGGGGCGCGGCCCGCTCTCCATCCTCTCCCAGAGCGGCTCCTTCGCCGTCACGGCCATGGACCTCCTGGCCTACGAGGGGCTGGGAGTGGCCAGGGTCGTAAGCTACGGCAACAAGAGCGACGTGGGCGAGGCCGACTGTCTCGACTTCCTCGCAGACGACGAGGCCACCTCGGTCGTCGCCCTCTACATCGAGGGCGTTGACGACGGGAGGCGTTTTGTCGAGGCCGCCGCCCGGTGCGCCGCCCGCAAGCCGGTCATGGCCGTCAAGGTCGGCAGGGAGGGGGCCGGAGTGAAGGCGGCCCTCTCGCACACAGGGGCCGTGGCCGGCCGCTACGAGCTGTACAGGGCCGCCTTCAGGGAGGCGGGCGTCATCGAGCTCGGCGGCTTCGAGGAGCTCATGGACGGCTGCAAGGCCCTTAGTTTCTTCTCTCCCGCCCGGGGCAGGCGCTGCGCCGTCATAACCGACGGCGGCGGCATGGGCGTCAACACGGCCGACGCGCTCAGCGCCCTCGGGCTCGACGTGGCCGAGCTGCCAGGCGAGGTGAAGAGGCGGCTCGAGGAGCGCTTTCCTTCCTACTTCGCCGTCTCCAACCCCATGGACCTCACGGGCAGCGTGACCGACCGCTGGTTCGCCGACGCCGTAGAGGCCGTGCTCGACGGCGACTTCTACGACGTGGCCGTCGTTGCCGCTCTCTGGGGGCCTCCCCGGCTCGGGGCCGGGCTGGCCGACCTGGTGGCGGAGGCGGCCGGCCGCTCCGGAAAGCCCGTACTCGTGTGCTCGCCGGGCGGGGAGTACACGAGACGCATGAACAGGCGCTTCGAGAGCCGGGGCATACCGGTCTTCCCCACGCCCGAGGCCGCCGCCAGGGCCGCGGCCGTGCTCTGCGGGGTGCCCTCTGCGGGGGCCGCGGCCGCGTCGTCTGCGAAAGCCGCCGCGGCCCTTCCCGAACGCGCCGTCTCTCACGCCCGCCGGATCGTCGGGGCCGCCCGCGCCGTCGGGCGCCGGGTCCTTACAGAGCCCGAGGCCAAGGAGATCGTGGGGGCCCTGGACATAGCCGTGCCCCGCTCGGTGGTCGTGGAGGACGCCGGCGTCCTCGCCGAAGCGGCCCGCGCCCTCACGCCTCCCCTTGTGCTCAAGGCCGTCTCGACCGATATAGTCCACAAGAGCGACGTCGGGGCCTTGCGCCTGGGGATAGACGGTCCCGAGGGGCTTGAGAGGGCCTGGGCCGAGATCGCCTCGCGCCTTGCCGGGACGGCGCCCGGGGCCCGCATCGAGGGGCTGCTCGTGGAAGAGACGGCCCCATCGGGCGGCGTGGAGCTCATCGTCGGGGCCTTTGTGGACGGGCAGTTCGGTCCGGCCGTCATGGTCGGCACGGGAGGCGTGGCCGTGGAGCTCTTCAAGGACGTGACGTTCAGGCTCGCTCCCGTCGATGAGGACGAGGCACTTGCCATGGTGGCCGAGCTCAGGGGTTACGCCCTGCTTGCCGGCTATCGCGGCCTGCCGCCGCGCGACCTCCATGCCCTGGCCGCATCGGTCGCCGCCGTCTCCCGCCTGATCTCGCAGCTCGGGGGCCTAAGAGAGATGGAGATAAACCCCCTCATCGCCTACGAAAGGGGCGTTCTCGCCGTCGATGCAAGGGTCGTGCTCACCTGA
- a CDS encoding dodecin family protein, which translates to MARTCKEVELLGLSPESCDAAAGDAAGRASKALRGLSRFEVAGRRPETGYGGVARLQAVPKALFWLDGR; encoded by the coding sequence ATGGCAAGGACTTGCAAGGAGGTCGAGCTCCTGGGCCTGTCGCCGGAGAGCTGCGACGCCGCCGCGGGCGACGCCGCCGGGAGGGCGTCGAAGGCGCTGCGCGGGCTTTCGCGCTTCGAGGTCGCGGGCCGGCGCCCAGAGACAGGATACGGCGGGGTAGCGCGGCTCCAGGCCGTGCCCAAGGCCCTCTTCTGGCTCGACGGACGTTAG
- a CDS encoding DUF4149 domain-containing protein has product MLTFMKFIHLSSIVVWVGSMAFFSFVAAPSIFKVLPRETAGDVVGDIFPKYWLIGYVCGSLALVSIIAVAVSEGVFPLLRMLVICAMTGAVFYTGLVVGEEARAIKAQVRAERDEQARQALRERFREVHARSSTLNLSILAAGFVLVLLTAVNIGF; this is encoded by the coding sequence ATGTTGACCTTCATGAAATTCATTCACCTCTCTTCCATCGTCGTCTGGGTGGGCTCCATGGCCTTCTTCAGCTTCGTGGCGGCTCCCAGCATCTTCAAGGTCCTGCCGCGCGAGACGGCGGGAGACGTGGTGGGCGACATATTCCCCAAGTACTGGCTCATAGGCTACGTCTGCGGCAGCCTCGCCCTCGTCTCCATCATCGCCGTCGCCGTCTCGGAAGGTGTCTTTCCCCTTCTGAGGATGCTCGTAATCTGCGCGATGACTGGGGCCGTATTCTACACCGGCCTTGTGGTGGGCGAGGAGGCGAGGGCCATAAAGGCCCAGGTGCGGGCCGAGCGGGACGAGCAGGCGCGGCAGGCGCTGCGCGAACGCTTCAGGGAGGTCCATGCCCGGAGCTCGACCCTCAACCTCTCGATCCTCGCCGCAGGCTTCGTCCTCGTGCTGCTCACGGCGGTTAACATCGGGTTCTGA
- a CDS encoding septum formation inhibitor Maf: MEKSIVLASASPRRRELVKGLGLDFTVEAPDVDERPLAGEEPEAHALRLASLKARTVAGRLRERGVGEALVVAADTVVAIDGRILGKPADGSDAAAMLRRLSGRTHRVVTALCVTDALSGRSIRRAVTSRVTMRPLSEAVIEEYLASGESMDKAGAYAVQGLGARLVERVEGSYTNVVGLPVDELIETLASLGLSVSPPRRRRR; the protein is encoded by the coding sequence ATGGAGAAGAGTATCGTGCTCGCCTCGGCTTCGCCGAGGCGAAGGGAGCTGGTGAAGGGTCTCGGTCTCGACTTCACCGTCGAGGCGCCCGATGTGGACGAACGGCCCCTTGCCGGAGAGGAGCCCGAGGCCCACGCCCTGCGCCTTGCCTCGCTGAAGGCGCGGACCGTGGCGGGGCGGCTCCGTGAGAGAGGCGTCGGCGAGGCCCTCGTCGTCGCCGCCGACACCGTCGTGGCCATCGACGGCCGCATCCTCGGGAAACCGGCGGACGGTAGCGATGCGGCGGCCATGCTCAGGAGACTCTCGGGCCGCACGCACCGCGTGGTGACGGCCCTGTGCGTGACGGACGCCCTCTCCGGGCGGAGCATACGGAGGGCCGTGACGAGCCGCGTGACCATGAGGCCCCTAAGCGAGGCCGTGATAGAGGAGTACCTGGCGAGCGGCGAATCGATGGACAAGGCCGGGGCATACGCCGTACAGGGCCTCGGCGCAAGGCTCGTCGAGCGGGTCGAGGGCTCGTACACCAACGTCGTGGGCCTGCCGGTAGACGAGCTCATCGAGACGCTTGCGTCGCTGGGCCTCTCCGTCTCCCCGCCGCGGCGGAGGCGCCGATGA
- a CDS encoding TIGR02757 family protein: MNAEKLRARLDPLYRSFDLSRISPDPLEFVHIFDDPGDREVAGLIASSLAYGRVEGIKRSIRRVLDAVEWRPWAAAVSFDARRDAQRFEGFRHRFNDGTDIACLFRYARLMIERSGSIGGFFLEGYDPSAPNIKDALASFSRRVLALDRDGLYGDGELPPRATVRFFFPSPLDSSPCKRLNLYLRWMVRRGDSIDAGLWRDVSPSKLVVPLDTHMARICRNIGLTSRKSRDWRMAEEITDSLRALDPEDPVKYDFSICRLGILDRCPTRRSPDKCERCPIKDLCVL; encoded by the coding sequence ATGAACGCGGAGAAGCTCAGAGCGCGGCTCGACCCCCTGTACCGAAGCTTCGACCTCTCGCGCATCTCGCCGGACCCGCTCGAGTTCGTCCACATCTTCGACGACCCCGGCGACAGGGAGGTGGCGGGCCTCATAGCCTCGTCGCTCGCCTACGGGAGGGTCGAGGGCATAAAGCGCAGCATAAGGCGCGTGCTCGACGCCGTTGAATGGAGGCCCTGGGCCGCCGCCGTCAGCTTCGACGCCAGACGCGACGCACAGCGCTTCGAAGGCTTCAGGCACCGTTTCAACGACGGCACCGACATAGCCTGCCTCTTCCGCTACGCCAGGCTCATGATCGAGCGATCTGGCTCCATCGGCGGCTTCTTCCTCGAGGGCTACGACCCCTCGGCGCCCAACATAAAGGACGCGCTCGCCTCGTTCTCGCGGCGAGTCCTCGCCCTGGACAGGGACGGTCTCTACGGCGACGGCGAGCTCCCGCCGCGGGCAACGGTGCGCTTCTTCTTCCCCTCGCCCCTCGACTCAAGCCCCTGCAAGCGCCTCAACCTCTATCTTCGCTGGATGGTCCGCCGGGGCGACTCAATCGACGCCGGCCTCTGGCGCGATGTCTCGCCTTCCAAGCTCGTAGTCCCCCTCGACACCCACATGGCCCGCATCTGCCGCAACATAGGGCTCACCTCCCGCAAAAGCCGCGACTGGCGAATGGCCGAGGAGATAACCGACTCGCTCAGGGCGCTCGACCCCGAGGACCCGGTCAAGTACGACTTCTCGATCTGCCGTCTCGGCATCCTCGACCGTTGCCCCACCCGGCGAAGCCCGGACAAGTGCGAACGCTGCCCCATAAAAGACCTCTGCGTCCTCTGA